One Drechmeria coniospora strain ARSEF 6962 chromosome 01, whole genome shotgun sequence genomic region harbors:
- a CDS encoding Sec7 domain-containing protein: MIRDAHLSTRGGFPISESTMPLRESQAQDQPRMRYRSRPVSVAVDPISLVISECISITSAIQKHARSPHSSVSAILGGSPNPIHLGPPSPAVKGRSRSPLAAAASAEDSGSDTIVANSRWGLRGQRGKSMQDNPMIAGFGKLRYEIAVIKDIRSFDAPSLLAPFLLVIQAKGTAAPITVLALGALRKFLAYGFVCSESPRFALAMQSLSAAVTHCQFDVSDSAQGEVVLLMILNLMEDMMSGPGGDILSDESVCDMMGRGLAICSQPRFSPVLRRTAETSMVRMCQIIFEDIKHLEVEAGVGSDDLDHQVHSDMGRILMEEPPTGSTGEPAGTDAPTPPIRSPSSLELPDGEPPTASLPEPAQDATSESSETESLDLKPYSLPSVRELFRVLVNFLDPNDRQRTDTMRVMAMRILHVALEVSGPLVARHPALAIIAEDRLCCFLFQLVRSDNMAVLQESLIVAGTLLATCRGVLKLQQELFLSYLVACLHPTVPIPREAGIEPSLYSGIPETPKLVKPPPSQQGSGRSTPVAVKDRQKLGMEGGARKPDARQAMVESIGVLSRMPTFVTELFVNYDCDVDRADLCEDMIGLLSRNALPDSATWSTTSVPPLCLDALLRYIQFLAERLEEKPTGENYPDPAQLREQRRRKKIIVKGTSNFNEKPKAGLSYLEAQGIIADPKDPVEVARFLKGTSRVSKSVLGDFLSKKGNEAILQAFMDAFDFSGKRIDEALRVLLETFRLPGEAPLIAAIVESFAEKYCSGSTPTDVADKDAVFILTYAIIILNTDQHNPNLKSSKRMTFEDFSRNLRGQNGGVDFSIDFLRSIFDSIKLNEIILPDEHDNKHAFDYAWRELLLKTESAGSLVICNTNIYDADMFAATWRPIVSTLSYVFMSATDDAVFARVVTGFDECARVAAKYGNTEALDQIVYCLSHMSTLATELHVNTSLNAEVQVGEGSVMVSELAVKLGRDFRAQLATLVLFRVVTGNEALIQRSWDHVIQIWRNLFVNSLIPHPLSTNSSPLEIADIPLQTSTQVIDRAARSADAGFFSAFTSYISSYAADDPPEPSEEELESTLCAIDCVKSCNMDACFDNIRHLPASQTTTLVQAMLDKIPEEEHAGVIIVKQDLTTLPPGPNQPNPIALPKYDPGAVYILEFCTALAVRDAASVERMGKQVFDVLQRLLREPGQWHSITVTRAAFYALRILRKGYDHDFVNVPFLLHTISSLPYDTFGNASDTILKGLAACTSEPGPLRSEMMTSPDFWAVLRIFSGDPKSAALVFDIIEKASTGNPSAITADNYEAAVGLLDLFASSASPQVASEHGGESTHRPRERQVKHGKADGETVARACRAVNALQSMTARIPQLMQQSHLESSEGECRADVPYSSPPGSAANVTNSLVLLLAPHLSGPHDAVHQSLSRRASVGLFDVAAVASLTRVYVHRSERVDVDIRKGLVPLDPATPETRGLLVGPGWHGRDAGAVRLAHMQSLSPALWLKIIDVMDRLMNSGQGDSLLSQEEAVRENLKNVMLFMASSGYLVPPTQDPTKKELWDETWKRVDRFLPDLRNDLVPEGENGSADAPSAPAEEKVEAESKGAEEKAPGDDAEETAEEEGGHANAEKAEEEQ, translated from the exons ATGATCCGCGATGCCCATCTTTCTACGAGAGGGGGCTTCCCAATCTCCGAATCGACGATGCCCCTTCGAGAAAGCCAGGCGCAGGACCAGCCGAGGATGCGATACCGGAGCCGCCCCgtgtccgtcgccgtcgaccccATCTCCTTGGTCATTTCCGAGTGCATATCCATCACCTCCGCCATCCAGAAGCATGCCCGGTCACCACACTCGTCCGTATCCGCCATTCTCGGCGGCAGCCCCAATCCCATCCATCTCGGCCCCCCGAGCCCTGCGGTGAAAGGGCGAAGCAGAAGTCCgttggcggccgcggccagTGCCGAGGATAGTGGCTCCGacaccatcgtcgccaacaGTCGTTGGGGTCTCCGCGGCCAGCGAGGCAAGAGCATGCAAGACAATCCCATGATAGCGGGCTTCGGAAAACTTCGTTACGAAATCGCCGTCATCAAGG ACATTCGCTCCTTCGACGCTCCCTCGCTCCTGGCGCCCTTCTTGCTCGTCATACAAGCAAAGGGTACGGCCGCACCCATAACGGTCCTCGCACTCGGCGCGCTGAGAAAGTTCCTCGCCTACGGCTTCGTCTGCTCGGAATCCCCTCGGTTCGCCTTGGCCATGCAgtcgctctcggccgccgtgacgCACTGCCAGTTTGACGTGAGCGATTCTGCTCAGGGCGAGGTCGTCCTTCTCATGATCCTCAACCTCATGGAAGATATGATGTCGGGCCCTGGGGGCGACATCCTGAGTGACGAGAGCGTCTGCGACATGATGGGACGCGGCTTGGCCATCTGCTCCCAGCCTCGATTCTCGCCTGTTCTGCGACGAACGGCCGAAACATCCATGGTCAGAATGTGCCAGATCATCTTCGAGGATATCAAGcacctcgaggtcgaggccggggTCGGCAGCGACGATCTCGATCATCAAGTGCACAGCGACATGGGACGCATTCTGATGGAGGAGCCCCCCACCGGCAGCACCGGTGAGCCTGCCGGCACCGATGCCCCGACACCGCCCATCCGcagcccgtcgtcgttggagttgcccgacggcgagccgccGACCGCATCCCTTCCGGAACCGGCCCAAGACGCGACGAGCGAGTCCAGCGAGACCGAGTCGCTTGATCTCAAACCATACTCGCTACCGTCCGTCAGGGAACTCTTCCGAGTGCTCGTCAATTTTCTGGACCCAAACGACCGTCAACGCACCGATACCATGAGGGTCATGGCCATGCGTATCCTCCATGTCGCCCTCGAGGTGTCTGGGCCGCTGGTGGCCCGGCACCCGGCACTTGCCATCATTGCCGAGGACCGTCTGTGCTGCTTCCTTTTCCAGCTCGTCAGGTCGGACAACATGGCCGTCCTGCAAGAGTCGCTGATCGTGGCCGGCACGCTGCTGGCGACCTGCCGAGGGGTTCTCAAGCTTCAGCAGGAGCTGTTCTTGTCGTACCTCGTCGCGTGCCTGCACCCGACGGTGCCGATACCCcgcgaggccggcatcgagccCTCTCTGTACTCGGGAATCCCGGAGACGCCCAAGCTGGTCAAGCCGCCACCCTCGCAGCAGGGCAGCGGTAGATCCACGCCGGTGGCGGTCAAGGATAGGCAGAAGCTCGGCATGGAGGGCGGCGCTCGCAAGCCGGATGCTCGGCAGGCCATGGTCGAAAGCATCGGCGTCCTGTCGCGCATGCCGACCTTCGTCACCGAGCTTTTCGTCAACTACGACTGTGACGTGGATAGGGCCGATCTCTGCGAAGACATGATCGGTCTCCTTTCGCGCAACGCGCTGCCGGACTCGGCAACCTGGAGCACCACGAGCGTGCCTCCGCTGTGCTTGGATGCCTTGCTGCGATACATACAGTTCTTGGCGGAACGGCTGGAGGAGAAGCCGACGGGCGAAAACTACCCGGATCCCGCCCAGCTGAGagagcaacgacgacggaagaAGATCATTGTCAAGGGCACGAGCAATTTCAACGAAAAACCCAAGGCCGGCCTAAGCTACCTTGAGGCGCAAGGGATCATCGCCGACCCGAAGGATCCCGTCGAGGTGGCCAGGTTCCTCAAGGGCACCTCGCGCGTTTCCAAGTCCGTCTTGGGCGATTTTCTCTCCAAGAAGGGCAACGAGGCCATCTTGCAAGCCTTCATGGACGCCTTCGACTTTTCTGGCAAGCGCATCGACGAGGCTTTGAGAGTGCTGCTCGAGACATTCCGACTACCCGGAGAGGCACCGCTTATTGCTGCCATCGTGGAATCCTTCGCGGAAAAGTACTGCTCCGGCAGTACGCCTACGGATGTGGCCGACAAGGACGCCGTCTTCATCCTGACCTacgccatcatcatcctcaACACCGATCAGCACAATCCCAATCTCAAGTCGTCGAAGCGCATGACTTTTGAAGATTTCTCGCGGAACCTCCGCGGGCAAAACGGAGGGGTCGACTTTTCCATCGACTTCCTTCGGAGCATATTCGACTCGATCAAGCTGAACGAAATCATCTTGCCGGACGAGCACGACAACAAGCATGCTTTCGACTACGCCTGGAGggagctgctgctgaagACCGAGTCTGCCGGTAGCCTGGTAATCTGCAACACCAACATCTACGACGCCGACATGTTCGCCGCGACGTGGAGACCTATCGTTTCGACTCTGTCGTACGTCTTCATGTCCGCGACGGACGATGCCGTCTTTGCCAGAGTGGTCACCGGCTTCGACGAGTGTGCACGCGTGGCTGCCAAGTACGGCAACACGGAGGCCCTGGACCAAATCGTCTACTGTCTCAGCCACATGAGCACGTTGGCCACCGAGTTGCATGTCAACACCTCGCTGAATGCCGAAGTTCAGGTTGGTGAAGGATCCGTCATGGTGAGCGAGCTGGCCGTGAAGCTGGGACGGGACTTCCGGGCACAACTTGCCACGCTCGTGCTCTTCCGTGTCGTCACGGGCAACGAGGCTCTGATACAACGAAGTTGGGACCAC GTCATACAAATTTGGCGCAACCTATTCGTGAATTCGCTCATCCCGCATCCCCTTTCCACCAACTCCTCACCCTTGGAGATTGCCGACATTCCTTTGCAGACGTCGACTCAGGTAATCGACCGAGCCGCGCGCTCGGCAGACGCTGGTTTTTTCAGCGCCTTCACCTCCTACATCTCGAGCTACGCAGCAGACGACCCCCCGGAGCcgtcggaggaggagcttgAGAGCACGCTCTGCGCCATCGACTGCGTCAAGTCGTGCAACATGGACGCTTGTTTTGATAATATTAG GCACCTACCGGCGTCGCAAACCACGACTCTGGTGCAGGCCATGTTGGACAAGATACCCGAGGAGGAACACGCGggcgtcatcatcgtcaagcAGGATTTGACCACTCTGCCCCCAGGCCCCAATCAGCCGAACCCGATAGCGTTGCCCAAGTATGACCCTGGCGCCGTGTACATCCTCGAATTCTgcaccgccctcgccgttcGCGACGCGGCATCGGTTGAGCGCATGGGCAAGCAGGTATTCGACGTCCTTCAACGGCTTCTGCGTGAGCCTGGACAGTGGCACTCGATCACGGTGACTCGAGCGGCATTCTATGCTCTGAGGATTCTCCGGAAGGGCTAT GATCACGACTTTGTGAACGTACCATTCCTGCTTCACACAATCTCCAGCCTCCCGTACGACACGTTCGGGAACGCCTCCGACACCATTCTCAAGGGCCTGGCCGCCTGCACCTCGGAGCCCGGTCCGTTGCGAAGCGAGATGATGACGTCGCCCGATTTTTGGGCCGTTTTGCGCATCTTTTCGGGAGACCCAAAATCTGCGGCCCTTGTGTTTGACATTATCGAAAAGGCCAGTACCGGAAACCCGTCGGCCATCACGGCCGACAATtacgaagccgccgtcggtctCCTCGATCTtttcgcctcctcggcgagcccgCAGGTGGCGTCGGAACATGGCGGCGAATCCACGCATCGTCCACGGGAGAGGCAGGTGAAGCATGGGAAAGC TGACGGCGAAACCGTGGCTCGCGCGTGCAGGGCAGTGAACGCGCTGCAGAGCATGACGGCTCGTATCCCCCAGCTCATGCAGCAGTCCCACCTGGAGAGCAGCGAAGGCGAGTGCAGAGCCGACGTTCCCTACTCTTCACCGCCAGGGAGCGCCGCTAACGTGACGAACAGCCTGGTCCTCCTACTGGCTCCCCATCTTTCAGGCCCTCACGACGCAGTGCACCAATCCTTGTCGCGACGTGCGTCAGTTGGCCTTTTCGACGTTGCAGCGGTCGCTTCTCTCACCCGAGTTTACGTGCACCGATCCGAGAGAGTGGACGTCGATATTCGAAAAGGTCTTGTTCCCCTTGATCCTGCGACTCCTGAAACCAGAGGTCTTCTCGTTGGACCGGGATGGCATGGGCGAGATGCGGGTGCAGTCCGCCTCGCTCATATGCAAAGTCTTTCTCCA GCCCTTTGGTTGAAGATCATCGACGTCATGGATCGCCTCATGAACAGCGGACAGGGGGATAGCCTC CTTTCTCAGGAGGAGGCCGTGCGAGAGAATTTGAAGAACGTGATGCTGTTCATGGCGAGCAGCGGATACTTGGTTCCGCCCACGCAGGATCCGACCAAGAAGGAGCTATGGGACGAGACATGGAAGCGCGTCGACCGTTTCCTGCCCGATCTGCGGAATGATTTGGTGCCAGAAGGCGAAAACGGATCGGCGGACGCACCCAGTGCCCCGGCGGAGGaaaaggtcgaggccgaatcCAAAGGCGCGGAAGAGAAGGCgcccggcgacgacgcggaggagacggcggagGAAGAGGGAGGGCATGCAAACGCCGAGAAAGCCGAGGAAGAGCAATAG